A single region of the Triplophysa dalaica isolate WHDGS20190420 chromosome 15, ASM1584641v1, whole genome shotgun sequence genome encodes:
- the LOC130436466 gene encoding proline-rich membrane anchor 1-like — MILDSPLLSVLSSLLLLLCQAEVQLSCSQHERCQMLCSCKGHLPPPPPPPPPPPRMLLTADPGISVPLLRSWWMDVIVLGTIGSALTLFLLFSIIICYKAIKRKT; from the exons ATGATACTGGACTCGCCacttctctctgttctctcatcTCTCTTACTTCTCTTGTGTCAG GCAGAGGTGCAGTTGTCTTGCTCACAGCATGAGAGATGTCAGATGTTGTGCTCCTGCAAGGGTCACCTGCCTCCACCacctccaccaccaccaccaccaccacgcATGTTACTCACTGCGG ATCCAGGGATTTCTGTTCCTCTGTTGAGGTCTTGGTGGATGGACGTTATTGTTCTTGGGACTATAGGAAGTGCTttgactctctttcttttgttctCTATCATAATCTGCTACAAAGCCATTAAAAG GAAAACATGA